A genomic window from Schistocerca piceifrons isolate TAMUIC-IGC-003096 chromosome 10, iqSchPice1.1, whole genome shotgun sequence includes:
- the LOC124719107 gene encoding uncharacterized protein LOC124719107, producing the protein MAAAAVAAPGPSAAPSGRAQPVACPQCGDFWRVGSLFVRDSCGHRKCRCCVIVEGNECGTCNLRAEAGGSAGGSPPAEPSPATSAKETAGGPAALATCNSEANTTGTTSGQSPVPETPASSTQPGDSTVKTSPSSVTASNNKKKDLPQQNSGKKVLDELNVTNANNVRELTWEDGADAEAVDDPDPLPEGGRPAAKRPPPPTHSVIKLPGQLHRETSLIWLFHDAHIAFR; encoded by the exons ATGGCGGCAGCGGCGGTGGCTGCGCCGGGCCCGTCGGCAGCCCCGTCCGGACGGGCGCAGCCCGTGGCGTGCCCGCAGTGCGGCGACTTCTGGAGGGTGGGCTCCCTGTTCGTCCGCGACTCCTGCGGCCACCGCAAGTGCCGCTGTTGCGTCATCGTCGAGGGCAACGAGTGCGGCACCTGCAACCTGCGGGCCGAAGCTGGCGGCAGCGCGGGCGGCTCGCCCCCAGCCGAGCCAAGCCCAGCGACATCTGCAAAGGAAACAGCAG GTGGGCCTGCGGCTTTAGCGACATGCAACAGTGAGGCCAATACCACCGGAACAACCTCTGGGCAGTCCCCTGTACCCGAGACACCGGCTAGCAGCACACAG cCAGGGGACAGCACAGTGAAAACCTCGCCTAGCAGTGTGACTGCTAGCAACAATAAAAAGAAAGACTTGCCTCAACAAAACTCAGGCAAGAAGGTACTGGATGAACTGAACGTAACAAATGCTAATAATGTGCGAGAGCTCACGTGGGAAGATGGTGCTGACGCCGAGGCCGTAGATGACCCCGATCCACTGCCGGAGGGCGGCAGACCAGCTGCGAAGAGGCCGCCACCACCGACACACAGTGTTATTAAGTTGCCTGGTCAGTTGCACAGAGAGACATCACTTATTTGGTTGTTCCATGATGCTCACATTGCCTTCAGATAA